The following proteins are co-located in the Luteitalea sp. genome:
- a CDS encoding transporter encodes MVGMVLFGAWFSRSQRDVKDYFVSGHRVPWWAIMGSIVATETSTVTFISVPGLAYAGDFRFLQLVIGYLVGRVVVVLLFVPAYFRGELLTVYQLLGQRFGNGVKRLVSAIFIVTRSFADGFRLFATGLVLAALLLSSPRWQAEAQRWFPNSDPMFVMLVLSITVIAAATMVYTYLGGITAVIWTDVVQLIVYLTGALIAAAILIGEIPGGWAELARTASAAQKLRMFDFTWDITRDYTFWSGVVGGAFLTTATHGTDQLMVQRYLCSPSAREARLALLVSGVVVFLQFALFLGIGTMLYVYYTGSHAAEIARFTVDGRLLTDRIFPTFIVTHLPSGLVGLISAAVFAAAMSTLSSSLNSSAAAAVGDFYMPATEGRRSAPHYLRVARWTTALFGVAQLLVAIAAIRLSQTVVNEVLGIASFTNGIVLGVFLLGTLTTNVSQRAAVVGIAAGTLLMLLVKLATPVSWQWYVLIGSVATFVAGQLAARLAPADAEGGGG; translated from the coding sequence CTGGTCGGCATGGTGCTCTTCGGCGCGTGGTTCTCGCGCTCGCAGCGTGACGTCAAGGACTACTTCGTTTCGGGTCACCGTGTGCCATGGTGGGCGATCATGGGCTCGATCGTCGCGACCGAGACGAGCACCGTGACGTTCATCAGCGTGCCTGGCCTCGCATACGCCGGCGACTTCCGATTTCTGCAGCTCGTCATCGGTTATCTCGTCGGACGAGTCGTCGTCGTCCTCCTGTTCGTGCCCGCGTACTTCCGCGGTGAGCTGCTCACCGTATATCAGCTCCTCGGCCAGCGATTCGGCAACGGCGTCAAACGTCTCGTCTCGGCGATCTTCATCGTGACGCGAAGCTTTGCCGACGGCTTCCGCCTCTTCGCGACCGGCCTCGTTCTCGCAGCGCTCCTCTTGTCCTCACCACGCTGGCAGGCGGAAGCCCAACGCTGGTTCCCCAACAGCGACCCGATGTTCGTCATGCTCGTCTTGTCGATCACGGTGATTGCCGCCGCGACGATGGTGTACACCTACCTTGGCGGCATCACGGCGGTGATCTGGACGGACGTTGTCCAGCTCATCGTCTATCTCACGGGTGCGCTCATCGCCGCGGCTATCTTGATCGGCGAGATTCCCGGTGGATGGGCCGAGCTTGCGCGTACGGCAAGTGCCGCGCAGAAGCTTCGCATGTTCGACTTCACATGGGACATCACGCGCGACTACACATTCTGGTCGGGTGTCGTGGGCGGCGCCTTCCTCACCACGGCGACGCACGGCACCGACCAGCTGATGGTCCAGCGCTACCTCTGCTCGCCTTCCGCGCGTGAGGCGCGCCTCGCCTTGCTCGTCAGCGGTGTCGTCGTGTTTCTCCAGTTCGCGCTCTTCCTTGGGATCGGGACGATGCTCTACGTGTACTACACGGGGAGCCATGCGGCAGAAATCGCGAGATTCACGGTCGACGGTCGACTTCTCACCGATCGCATCTTTCCAACCTTCATCGTCACCCACTTGCCGTCTGGTCTGGTCGGCCTGATCTCGGCCGCGGTCTTCGCAGCGGCAATGTCGACGCTCTCGTCCTCGTTGAACTCATCGGCGGCCGCGGCGGTCGGGGATTTCTACATGCCGGCCACCGAGGGTCGCCGATCTGCGCCGCACTATCTGCGCGTGGCACGTTGGACGACCGCGCTGTTCGGCGTGGCTCAGCTCCTCGTCGCGATCGCGGCAATCCGTCTCTCACAAACCGTTGTCAACGAGGTGCTCGGCATCGCGTCGTTCACCAACGGCATCGTTTTGGGCGTGTTCCTCCTCGGGACGTTGACGACGAACGTTTCGCAACGAGCGGCGGTGGTTGGTATCGCCGCCGGCACGCTGTTGATGCTCTTGGTCAAGCTCGCAACACCGGTGTCCTGGCAGTGGTACGTCCTGATTGGGTCCGTCGCAACCTTCGTGGCGGGACAGCTCGCGGCACGCCTGGCCCCGGCGGATGCCGAGGGCGGCGGTGGGTAA
- a CDS encoding MFS transporter, whose translation MSAAHHHPLPVRTRLLVLVVLCAVSFASGLVISSIGPTIPDLARRLSSSPGALGALFTALFLGTLVAQSITFLWADRVGLRPVLVAGLLLYGCATISLALSGSMMALMLSAFGMGIGWGFAGLSINVLPTQITARRLSVALNLVNLCYAIGAIGGPLLVAFALRHLYSAGAALQVGGALLLACAAPALVLAPRGAGAASASLPATPQRLHASPMLWTLGVLAFLYVGIENGTGGWTPTYLMRTLALDEASAASHTALFWIALCGGRLLGTVLGLRAGARVLLKWSLAGAVCGSVLALITVGHHRPTLVALIILGAAFGPIYASLVELVTSAFPRRPSAAMSMASALGAVGGMVLPWLQGLSLEWFGGWAMGTVVLAAAIGMAACAALANWFAAKRPGTA comes from the coding sequence ATGAGCGCGGCCCATCATCATCCACTTCCCGTGCGAACGCGGCTGCTCGTCTTGGTGGTGTTGTGCGCCGTGTCATTTGCTTCGGGTCTCGTGATCTCCTCAATCGGCCCGACAATACCGGATCTCGCAAGACGTCTGTCGTCGAGCCCAGGAGCGCTCGGCGCGCTGTTCACAGCGTTGTTCCTCGGCACGCTGGTTGCGCAGTCGATCACGTTTCTCTGGGCGGACCGGGTTGGCTTGCGTCCAGTGCTCGTGGCCGGCTTGCTGCTCTACGGCTGCGCCACGATCAGCCTGGCGCTATCGGGCTCGATGATGGCGCTCATGCTCTCCGCCTTTGGCATGGGCATCGGTTGGGGGTTCGCGGGGCTCTCGATCAATGTCCTACCGACCCAAATCACGGCGCGTCGCCTGAGTGTCGCGCTGAACCTGGTGAACTTGTGCTACGCCATCGGGGCCATCGGCGGTCCGCTGCTGGTGGCATTTGCGCTGCGGCACTTGTACAGTGCGGGCGCCGCGCTTCAGGTGGGAGGAGCTCTCCTACTTGCCTGCGCGGCTCCTGCCCTCGTGCTGGCGCCGCGCGGAGCCGGCGCCGCCTCCGCGAGCCTGCCGGCAACCCCACAGCGCCTGCACGCCTCGCCAATGCTCTGGACGCTTGGCGTGCTGGCGTTTCTCTACGTCGGGATCGAGAACGGGACCGGTGGCTGGACGCCAACATATCTCATGCGGACGTTGGCGCTGGATGAAGCAAGCGCCGCAAGCCACACAGCACTCTTTTGGATCGCGCTGTGCGGCGGTCGGTTGCTCGGCACCGTGCTTGGCCTGCGGGCCGGTGCGCGCGTGCTCCTCAAATGGAGTCTCGCCGGTGCCGTGTGTGGAAGTGTGCTCGCCCTCATCACCGTTGGACATCACCGCCCAACGCTCGTCGCGCTGATCATCCTCGGAGCGGCGTTCGGACCGATTTACGCGAGCCTGGTGGAGCTCGTGACCAGCGCCTTCCCTCGCCGGCCGAGTGCCGCGATGAGCATGGCCTCGGCCCTCGGCGCCGTCGGCGGTATGGTGCTGCCCTGGTTACAAGGGCTCTCGCTCGAGTGGTTCGGAGGATGGGCGATGGGCACCGTCGTCCTTGCGGCAGCGATCGGCATGGCCGCGTGCGCAGCCCTCGCGAACTGGTTTGCCGCGAAAAGGCCAGGCACCGCGTGA